From Bdellovibrio sp. KM01:
GGTGATCTTAATGACAGTCATCGTGGGCATTTTTGGATGGTATTCCTTTACCAAGCTTCCGATTGATGCGGTTCCAGATATCACCAACACTCAGGTGCAGGTCAATACCCAAGTCGAAGCCCTGGGGCCGGAAGAAATAGAACGTGTTGTTACTCGTCCCGTAGAAACGGCGTTGAACGGAATTCCCGGTGTGACGGAAGTTCGTTCTTTAACTCGTTTCGGACTTTCTCAAGTGACGGTGGTGTTTGAGGATCGTACGGATATCTATCGGGCTCGTCAGTGGGTCTCTGAGCGATTGCAAAGTGTGACGGATAAACTTCCCAAGGGTTCCAAAGTTGAAATGGGACCTGTAACTTCGGGTCTTGGAGAAATCTATCACTATGTGATTGAGGCTGAGAAAGTCGAGACTGGCGAGCGTCGGATCAAACAATTGATGGAGCTTCGGGCTTTACAGGATTGGTATATCAAGCCGCGACTTTTAAATGTTAAAGGTGTTGCCGAAGTAAATTCCATCGGCGGTTATGAAAAGCAGTTCGTGATTTCTCCGAATCCGCAAAAGATGGCGGCGTACGGTCTGCACTTTGACGATTTTAAAGAGGCTTTTGCCAACATTAATCAAAACGTCGGTGGCGGATATGTTGAGCAAACGGGTGATCAATTCTTGATTCAAGGCATTGGTGTTTTTAAGTCTTTGGCTGACATTGAGGATGTTACGGTTAAGACTCTTGAAAATGGCCGCGTTATCACTGTTCATGATGTGGCATCTGTCGGAATTGGCAAAGAGCTTCGCACGGGGGCTTCACTGCATAACGGTCGCGAAGTTGTTGTGGGCACAGTATTGATGCTGTTGGGAGAGAACAGCCGCACGGTGGCTTTGCGTGTTACTGAGCAAATGGAACAAGTGAAAAAGTCTTTGCCCGAAGGTTATAAAATTGAAGTCGTTTACAACCGCTCGGAGTTGGTGAATGCGACCTTAAGCACCGTGGAACATAATCTTTTGATGGGTGCTTTTTTAGTGATCCTGGTGCTCTTCATTTTGGTGGGAAATTTCCGCGCAGCTCTCATTACCGCGATCGTCATTCCTCTGTCTTTGCTTTTCACATTTATCCTGATGCGGCGATTTGGAATCTCGGGAAATCTGGTATCACTCGGGGCTTTGGATTTTGGGATTATTGTGGATGGAGCGGTTATTGTTTTGGATAACTGTGTTCGCCATGTTCACGACAAAACTCAATCATTGAAGCGAAGCCTGACTCAATCTGAGTTGGATGACACCATTCACGAGGCGACAACAGAAATTCGCACCAGTGCGGGCTTTGGTGAGTTGATTGTAGTTGTGGTCTTTTTACCGGTCTTTGCGTTTGTGGGCATCGAAGGTAAGATGTTCATTCCAATGGCATCGACATTTATCTTTGCGATCTTAGGTGCTCTGATCATGTCCTTCACGTTCGTTCCCGCTCTGGCAACTTTGCTATTAAAGGGCAAAGTTGAAGACAAAGAACCCTGGATTATGCGCAAGCTTTACACCTGGTATGAACCTGCCTTGTCCTGGAGTTTGAAAACACAAAGGGCGATCGTCGCTGGAGCCGTTATTGCGGTGGTTTTGGGTGGCGTGCTGTTTTCCAGATTGGGGGGGGAATTTCTTCCTCAGTTAAATGAAGGATCATTGGCGGTACAATTGATTCGCCCTGTTTCGGTGGGGCTTTCTCATTCCGTGGCGATGGAAGAAAAATCCCATGAGATCATTCAGGCTTTCCCCGAGGTCAAAGACGTGTTTGCGCGTATCGGGACAGCGGAAATCTCCATGGATCCCATGGGACCTAACATCTCCGATACCTTTGTGATGTTAAAGCCGGTCAAGGAGTGGCCACGTATCGATGGTAAAAAGCGCACAAAAGATGAATTAGTCGCAGCCATTCAAAAAGAATTGCAGGAAAAAGTTCCTGGCCAAACTTTCTTGATGAGCCAACCGATTCAACTGCGATTCAACGAATTGATGGAGGGAACTCGCGCGGATGTTTCTTTGAAAATCTTTGGTGAAGACCAGGAAATTCTTCAGCAAAAAGCGCAGGAGATCGTCGAGATTCTGGAAAAGATCGAAGGTTCCGGCGATGTCGAACTTGAAGGCAAAGGAATGGTCAACGTTCTTGAAATTACTCCAGATCGTCAGGCATTACGTAAGCTTGGACTCTCATCTGCGGAAGTCATGCAGACGGTCAGTCTGGCCATGGGCGGTGAACAGTTGGGAGTTTTCTATGAAGGGGCCCGTCAGGTTCCATTGGTG
This genomic window contains:
- a CDS encoding efflux RND transporter permease subunit, with product MISKLIRLSISYRWLVILMTVIVGIFGWYSFTKLPIDAVPDITNTQVQVNTQVEALGPEEIERVVTRPVETALNGIPGVTEVRSLTRFGLSQVTVVFEDRTDIYRARQWVSERLQSVTDKLPKGSKVEMGPVTSGLGEIYHYVIEAEKVETGERRIKQLMELRALQDWYIKPRLLNVKGVAEVNSIGGYEKQFVISPNPQKMAAYGLHFDDFKEAFANINQNVGGGYVEQTGDQFLIQGIGVFKSLADIEDVTVKTLENGRVITVHDVASVGIGKELRTGASLHNGREVVVGTVLMLLGENSRTVALRVTEQMEQVKKSLPEGYKIEVVYNRSELVNATLSTVEHNLLMGAFLVILVLFILVGNFRAALITAIVIPLSLLFTFILMRRFGISGNLVSLGALDFGIIVDGAVIVLDNCVRHVHDKTQSLKRSLTQSELDDTIHEATTEIRTSAGFGELIVVVVFLPVFAFVGIEGKMFIPMASTFIFAILGALIMSFTFVPALATLLLKGKVEDKEPWIMRKLYTWYEPALSWSLKTQRAIVAGAVIAVVLGGVLFSRLGGEFLPQLNEGSLAVQLIRPVSVGLSHSVAMEEKSHEIIQAFPEVKDVFARIGTAEISMDPMGPNISDTFVMLKPVKEWPRIDGKKRTKDELVAAIQKELQEKVPGQTFLMSQPIQLRFNELMEGTRADVSLKIFGEDQEILQQKAQEIVEILEKIEGSGDVELEGKGMVNVLEITPDRQALRKLGLSSAEVMQTVSLAMGGEQLGVFYEGARQVPLVLRLDEDHRQDLNAIKSLPVGVGTNLTKPLHTVANIGFKESHSSYSREQTQRRLAILINPRGRDTEGFVKEAQIKVAEAVKLPTGYYVQWGGNFKNLQEAKTRLMLLGPLALLLVVLMIFAAFKNWIETALIFLCIPLALIGGVLGLLISGLPFSISAGVGFIALSGIAVLNGVVLVSYFNELRKKGESGESLVKKGASLRLRPVLMTALVDIFGFLPMAVSSSMGAEVQKPLASVIIGGIISSTLLTLIVLPVLYRAADKKNWLKHSEAGLR